A genomic window from Neoarius graeffei isolate fNeoGra1 chromosome 5, fNeoGra1.pri, whole genome shotgun sequence includes:
- the rhbg gene encoding ammonium transporter Rh type B: MTNHATNMRVRLPVMCIVLEIILIILFGVLVEYNVNTDAKQWAAGNKENKSEYNLGNNFYTRYPSFQDVHVMIFIGFGFLMTFLQRYGFSSVGFNFLIAAFALQWATLMQGFFHGLHHGKIHVDVLSMINADFCTGSVLISFGALLGKTSPVQLLVMAIFEVTLFAVNEFILLEVLHAKDAGGSMTIHTFGAYFGLVVTRVLYRPNLEKSKQKESSVYHSDLFAMFGTIYLWMFWPSFNSAITTEGDSQHRTALNTYYSLAACTLSTYAFSALVNPEGKLDMVHIQNAALAGGVAMGTAGEMMLTPFGSMIVGFLAGIISVLGYKYLSPILDSKLKIQDTCGVHNLHGMPGVLGAIVGAITAATASPLVYGNGMKDVFPKIHSQEFTASYQGVMQIVSLFVTLGIALGGGLIVGFILKLPIFGTPPDNLCFEDAVFWEVPGEEEGHNELTTVKSADESEKLNG, from the exons ATGACAAACCATGCTACTAACATGCGGGTGAGACTGCCTGTGATGTGTATTGTGTTGGAGATCATCCTCATCATCCTCTTTGGTGTCCTTGTGGAGTATAATGTTAATACTGATGCCAAGCAGTGGGCTGCAGGCAACAAGGAGAACAAATCTGAATACAACCTGGGGAACAACTTCTACACCCGCTATccca GTTTCCAGGATGTACATGTGATGATTTTCATTGGTTTTGGGTTCTTGATGACATTCCTGCAGCGATATGGCTTTAGCAGTGTTGGCTTCAACTTCCTCATTGCAGCCTTTGCTCTGCAATGGGCAACACTCATGCAGGGCTTCTTCCATGGTTTGCACCATGGGAAGATCCATGTTGATGTGTTAAG CATGATCAACGCAGACTTCTGCACTGGCTCAGTCCTGATTTCATTTGGGGCTTTGTTGGGCAAGACAAGCCCAGTCCAGTTGCTGGTAATGGCCATATTTGAGGTTACACTGTTTGCTGTAAATGAGTTCATTCTTCTCGAAGTTCTTCAT GCAAAAGATGCTGGAGGATCCATGACCATCCATACTTTTGGAGCATACTTTGGACTTGTGGTGACACGTGTGCTGTATAGGCCCAACCTGGAAAAGAGCAAGCAAAAGGAGAGCTCTGTGTACCATTCTGACCTCTTTGCCATGTTTG GAACCATCTACCTGTGGATGTTCTGGCCCAGCTTCAACTCAGCCATCACTACTGAGGGAGACAGCCAGCATCGCACTGCCCTGAACACATACTACTCACTGGCTGCTTGCACCCTTTCCACATATGCTTTCTCTGCTCTTGTCAACCCCGAAGGAAAACTTGACATG GTGCACATTCAGAATGCTGCATTGGCAGGTGGTGTTGCTATGGGAACTGCTGGTGAAATGATGCTGACTCCATTTGGTTCCATGATCGTGGGATTCCTTGCTGGAATAATCTCAGTGCTGGGGTACAAGTATCTCTCA CCTATTTTGGATTCAAAGCTAAAGATTCAAGATACGTGTGGTGTTCATAACCTACATGGGATGCCTGGAGTCCTGGGAGCCATTGTTGGTGCAATCACTGCTGCAACAGCAAGCCCTTTAGTATATGGCAACgg AATGAAAGATGTGTTTCCTAAGATCCACAGTCAGGAGTTCACTGCATCCTATCAGGGTGTAATGCAAATCGTCTCACTGTTTGTCACTCTGGGTATAGCCCTTGGTGGTGGGCTTATTGTTG GATTCATTTTAAAACTGCCTATTTTTGGAACCCCACCTGACAATCTCTGCTTTGAGGATGCAGTCTTTTGGGAG GTGCCAGGAGAAGAGGAGGGTCATAATGAACTGACTACTGTGAAATCAGCTGATGAGTCAGAGAAACTCAATGGTTAA